In Flavobacterium luteolum, the DNA window CCAAAAGCCCGATTATATTTAACAAAGTCGATTTTCCACAGCCTGAAGGCCCCATGATAGTTAAAAAATCTCCTTTTTTTATCTCTACGTTGATACCGCTCAAAGCAGCAGTTTCTATTTCTTCTGTTCTAAAAACTTTGGTTAAATTCTGAATTGTGATCATAATTTTTAAGGTTTTGAAATGTTATTAAATACGTTTTTTGATTGATGATTGAAATTATGTTTTTGTTTATTTTGTTTCAAGTTTCAGGTTTCAAGTTGGTTGCAGCGTTAACGTGAAACCTGAAACTTGAAACAAAATAAACTATTCTTTATTTAGAGAAAGCTCTTCAATGTCTTTATAATCGGTGTAAGAAGAAGTAACTACAGATTCGCCTTCTTTTAAACCTTCTAAAACTTCATAATACGAAGGATTTTCGCGTCCTAATTTGATATTTCTTCTTATCGCTTTGTTTCCGTTTACAACAAAAATCCATTTTCCTGCAGCTTCCTGATTAAACGCTCCTCTCGGAATTACCAAAGTTCTATTCTTTTCAGACAAAATCAGTTTTACGCCAAAGCTAAGTCCGTCCTGCAAAACAATATTTTCTTTACTTACAAAAGCAAGTTCTACAGTAAATCGTCCGCCTTTAACTTCCGGAATTACTTTGGTCACGATAACTTCAAGGTTTTTACCTTTAAATTCTACCTGTCCTTTTAATCCTTCTCTAAGTTTTTCTAGATAAAACTCGTCTACTTCGGCAATAAGTTTGTATCCTTTGTTAGAATCAATTCTTCCAATGCTTGCGCCTGCTTGAAAAGTTTTTCCTAAAACAGGTTCAAAAGAAGTTAATCGTCCTGTTTCTGGAGCTGTTATTAAAAAGTTCTTTTTATTGTTTCTCAGAATATCCAAACTCTTTTCCATAGTCTGGATCGAACGGTTTATTTGAGAAATCTGAACCTGATTACTTTGCTTTTCTTTTTGAATGCTCTGCTGAATTGTTCTTTTGCGTTCTTCCTGAAAACGAAGGCTTTCTTTAAAAGTATTCCAGTCATTTTTAGAAATTACATCTTTCTCATACAGCTTTGCATTCATGTCATATAATCTTTTTGCATCGTTGTAATCATGTTCAATTAGAACCAAATCTTTGTTTAAGTTCAATTCCTGATTTCTAATGTTTAATTTTCCTGTATTTAGATTGTTGATTTGCTCAATAATAGCAGTTTCTTGAGTAAGATAATTCAATTCTGTGTTCGGATTGTATAAACGAGCCAGCGATTGTCCTTTGGTAACCATTGCACCATTTTCTACAAAGATTTCTTTTACAGAACCTCCCTCGGTAACATTCACAAGCATAACATTCAAAGGTTCTACTTTTGCTTGAAAAACTACAAAATCTTCAAAAAAGGCTTTTTCTGCTTTTTGAATTACCAATTCGTCGGCTTTTACATTTAAAGTTCTTTTGGTATTAAATGCAAAAACACTAATGGTTAGCAAAACTAAAAAAACAGCAATTGCTATTGCGAGATATCTAAATTTTTTACTTTTACGAGGAATTATCGTGTCCATTTTTTAAATTATTTTACTGATAATCAATAGGTAAATACTGTGCCATAAAATTTATTATTTGTAAAGTGTTGAATTTAAAGGAGCTTTAGAAAGCGCTTCAAAAAAGCAGTGTCCGATAATGAACAGTTGACCGTTCGGAAGCGGACAAAAAAAAGACCAAATGAGAAAAAAACTAGCCCAAATATTAGTTGTTGATGATCAGGAAGAAATTCTTTTTTCTGCAAAAATGATTCTTAAAAAACATTTCGAGACCATTTTTACAACTAATAGTCCAAAAAAAATCATTTCAATCTTAAGCGAAAATGACATAAATGTGGTTTTGCTAGATATGAATTACCGAATTGGTTTTGAAGATGGACGAGAAGGTATTCATTGGTTAAAAGAAATTAAAACGCTTTCTCCGAATACAATTGTGATCTTAATGACCGCTTTTGGTAAAATCGAAACTGCTGTAGAAGGTATTAAAATTGGGGCTTTTGATTATGTGCTAAAGCCGTGGAAT includes these proteins:
- a CDS encoding efflux RND transporter periplasmic adaptor subunit, with translation MDTIIPRKSKKFRYLAIAIAVFLVLLTISVFAFNTKRTLNVKADELVIQKAEKAFFEDFVVFQAKVEPLNVMLVNVTEGGSVKEIFVENGAMVTKGQSLARLYNPNTELNYLTQETAIIEQINNLNTGKLNIRNQELNLNKDLVLIEHDYNDAKRLYDMNAKLYEKDVISKNDWNTFKESLRFQEERKRTIQQSIQKEKQSNQVQISQINRSIQTMEKSLDILRNNKKNFLITAPETGRLTSFEPVLGKTFQAGASIGRIDSNKGYKLIAEVDEFYLEKLREGLKGQVEFKGKNLEVIVTKVIPEVKGGRFTVELAFVSKENIVLQDGLSFGVKLILSEKNRTLVIPRGAFNQEAAGKWIFVVNGNKAIRRNIKLGRENPSYYEVLEGLKEGESVVTSSYTDYKDIEELSLNKE